The Anguilla rostrata isolate EN2019 chromosome 1, ASM1855537v3, whole genome shotgun sequence nucleotide sequence TGTCTTGAAAAAAGTTCGAGCACTGACAATGTCACAATTGGACACAGTGTGTTGGGAGATGAATGGATTGTGTGCGGAACTAATAGACACGCTCTCCTCGCATGATATTCTAGGATACGTGTCAGAACAATATCTGTTTGGAAATCTATCAAGTTTGCCGAACTGTATTAAGTTACTAGCTAGTTATCTAGCCAGCATTGCATAGGTCTACGttgctcaaaaataaataaccaaattcCCATGGTTGATTTCGAGTGACTTCAGTGTTTTGATTCTGGTAATAACAGAACAGTAGCAACTCGATTCCTCGCATCTGTTTCCGGGAAAATCCTGCTGCtgttgtgagaaaaaaaatcaatgcaacGTCTCCATGGCGACAAAACAACAGCGCTTATCTAATGTTCCTGCTTCCCGACATATCCACCCTCCCAGAATTCCAGAACCATCCAAGGGCTGTTGATTTGCCCTCCAAATATGGGCACGGAAATATCACGTAGATGTGACGCCACAAGCGAAATACGTAATGACGTCTTTATGTACGCTGCGTGCTTGATAAGCGCGGGGAGAATATTGTGGAGAATACTGACTGACTGCAAGTCTATATTTAACAGAAGTGTTAATACGAGTTACGATTAATGTTGTTCATATGTTGGATTTGCATTAGaccaaaatatgaaattgaatCGTTAATAAGAAATGAGCTGTATATATTCTGTTTGCACTGGACTGTGGTATGGCTGCACGTATtgtgcgtcgctttggataaaagcctctgccaatgaaatgtaatgttacgTACGTGACTTTGAGCTACTTGTTGTCCTGTTTAAAAGAATTATTAGTTCTGTAGAATTATTATGTTtataaatcaacaaaaacagaaataaaacgcGTTGTATCAATTTCTAAGATCATATGTTCGACCTTATTATGAACCACAATGATAGAAAGGTGGTATCAGATTATCAAAACAGTATCAGAGACATGCAGTGTTgacataattcataattaaagtTTTTCATATATGAAAATTAcgataaatatattgtatttcatGTGCAAACACTGGAACCCCTGGTCTTTGTAGTGTATTTTAACATTAGCAATGCTTCCGGTGCCATATTCATGACATCCCTTCACATGTCTACATGACTGATAACAGACATGATGGCATTTTGCTTTACCTTCCATATGCTTTGCTATCATCACCTTATATCAAACTAGCAGAAAGCCTCCAGCTCCCACAAATAATTCTTAGCATAGCACAGGCTTAAATTAAGACTTTGAAAGTGACAGTAAATTCACTGGACAAAAGCAGATCTTCCCCTCCAGTTTGTGTTGGTGGACTTTATGATAGGGTAGGTAATTagcacatagcctacattagTCAGAATACTGTGTCATATTTTGGCCATTGCAACTTCATTGATAACATATGTTGTTCATTAAATAGcctaaagccattttaaaataacagaattaGACAGccacttttaaatatatttaatgatatttatCAATAAGCAATCAAtgcttatttttctctctttttgcatttgaaGAACAAGTCAAAACCTTGAAGGTAGAAAAATAAACTATATCATAAAATACATCTCAATAAATTATAACACACTTgatgttttcatggaaaactctaaatatttaaaaatgattatgtaAAATCACAGCTTGAATGATGAAATTGAGGTATGCAAGTACAGTACATGGATGTATATTTCTACACAACATTACTTTTAGACATTAACATAATATTGCTATTGAAACACTGAACTGCACAGTCTATAGctcaacaacacaacaaaagaTCCAGcaccattaaaaaattaattatgcaatTCTGAAATTATGTGGCACTTCTCTGCATGCATTTAATACCAGACCATAGTTAACACTTCTGTTAGGAATATTACTACCCATGCTTTTAGCTACATCAAATGTATCTGGAAGAAGTTAATACTGGCTTGATCACAGTAAACATTTCATGGACGCAACGCAACCATCGGATAAAAAGCTTGGATCACAGCAGATGACTGTCGACAGCACATTGGATGACATCAGATCTTGCACTGTAATTATGAAATACTGTTCGTTGGGTTCCCTCTAATCATATCCTCATCATAAGGCTAAAAGGGTTGGAGAGTTCAGAATATCTACCACTGACTCAGCTTTTCCTACTCCACCTTTGCGGCTGTCAACCCCATCTGCCAGTGAGTCTAACTCCGGATAGGTGAAAGCAAAAGCTGACAGGTAACTGGTACAGGTGGGGGTGGAAGTCACAATAGGGGTGCTCAGGGGTTCCAGGTCACTGGACACTGATTTGTAGAGGGTTTCCCAATCTGTCACCCCAAAAGAGCTGCTCAGGTCAATGTCCGGGACAGAGCGAGCTGTCTCCAGAGAGGACTTCTCCATGCCAGGGAGAAGGTCCTCCAGGGGCTCTTCTTTCAAATCCAAGGAGGGCTCTAGCTCACAAACATTCACCTCAgcactggagcagagcaggaTGTTGGAGTTCCCAGAGATGGCTGTGGTGGGGAAGCTGGAGTCCTCAGAATCTTGGAGTGTGGTGGACTCCACTGAGCTGTCTTCAGGGAGCTTGCCATTTCCTAGAGCTGAGAGCAGCTGGGGGGAACCAATGGGCTCTTGGAAGATACAGTCAATGTCCTCTGCAATTTTGCAGGCCGGTTTATGTGCAGCCAGAATAAGCTCCAACTTCTCCTTTTCCTTCAGGAGGTTGGCTATTTCTGCCTGCAGAGCTGCCTTTTCATCTTCTAGCGCATCTGTCTCCTATACAAAAAGAACCGCAAGTGGGCTATGTATTaactcatttaaatgcacaatttCTGGATGGACTGTTTACACAAGAGAATTTGATGTTACCAAGAGATGGGTTTACTTACAGCTTGCAGAGTGTCTGTGAGCTCCCTTCGTCTATTGCGGCACTTTGCTGCAGCCATTTTATTCCTTTCTCTCCtgattctctttttctcctcctcttctggagAAAGCTGTTTGatttagggaaaaaaagaagaattccTGAAGAATCTGACCATTTCATCCCTGCATCTTTGATTTCTGTCCCAATTCATCCTTTGAAAAGAGTGGCAAATGTATCCTTCCCTGCAGTGTGTCTAAAAATAGACCGCTGTTGCAGACTCGCCATGTCCTGAATATAAATTGAATGCCCATTTGaggcacagagccaaaacacagCTCAGAAGTATATGCCTGAAAATGCTGCACTGTTGgcaataattatattttgcagCAAGTTTAACATGGACTTTTGTTCTGTCTGATTTGCCTACATTCAGTAAATTAAAATTACCTGCTCCGTTTTCCCTTTTCTGGCAGTGGTATGCCCCCTACTCGCGCTGGCTTTAGTCACCTGGGCTGAGCTCTGTGCTTTATAGGTTTGAAGTGTACCCACAGATGGGGAAACAGACGTGATCATGGTCGGCTGGACCATCCACTGCAAACCCGGGGTAGTTGAAATTGCAGTGACAGTCGGAACAAAGGGACCCCCTGAAATATCTATTTCTGTACAAagttcctgcaaaaaaaaaaaaaaaaaaaaacttaagttgAAACATGGGCAAAATGGAAGGTCGTCAAATCAATCCTCAATGCTTTATCGAAACGCGTGCTGTAAACGCCTGGGATGTTAGGCAAATAACATTCCAGTGCCATTGCAGCAGAAGCAGCTGAAACGTATCAGATAAAACGCAACAAATATAATAATCTCGTCAGATGAATTTCCTTTGGGAGTAAACCGTTTCATGTGAAAGGTTTCGTAGTGCAGACTAATTTTCCCAATAGGCTGAAAATAATATTCCCAGTTTATTCCCAGTTACAGTGTGCATCATATTTGATTTAATCATGTTAATTAAATATATCAAATGAACCAAAAATAGCCCCCTCCCGATCAATAATAGGTTTTTTAATTGCTGCTGACGTAGACACTGACGCAAAACTGCTGTGGAGTCTCCTGAATGATTCTATTCCTTCAATGAACAGCTGTACAAATAGGCATtctaactgaaaacaaatgttaccaaaataacaacagttttatacatattttatggtGTCACTTAATGAGACCTAATATGATTTCCTTACCTTTGTCACATTGCCTTACCAACAGaatatttacattgttttgAATGCTATTTGAGAATGTGAGCAGTCGTCTGAAAAGACAGTAGCCTAGCGTACATTCTCTCCTCCGCCCTTTTGGACCCGCTTTGAATATACAATATAAGGGTAGGTTACACACATCGTGTACAAAGTGATAGTGCTAAGTTCATTATTGCTCATTCATCTATATACTAATGTTAAAGCCGCTCCGTTGCATAGACACGTATAAAATGATTAGCTAATATCAATGCAATAAGATACAATAATAAAGTAATAGCTGATGGGAATTATTCAAAACCCAAGGGAGTTTATGTAACTACACATCTATTTGACCTAAAATAGGTTAGTTATGACCGTCC carries:
- the LOC135251121 gene encoding protein c-Fos-like, translated to MFPNFNTDYDSSSRCSTASPVGDTLSHYQQSPAGSFSSASASPMEKTQELCTEIDISGGPFVPTVTAISTTPGLQWMVQPTMITSVSPSVGTLQTYKAQSSAQVTKASASRGHTTARKGKTEQLSPEEEEKKRIRRERNKMAAAKCRNRRRELTDTLQAETDALEDEKAALQAEIANLLKEKEKLELILAAHKPACKIAEDIDCIFQEPIGSPQLLSALGNGKLPEDSSVESTTLQDSEDSSFPTTAISGNSNILLCSSAEVNVCELEPSLDLKEEPLEDLLPGMEKSSLETARSVPDIDLSSSFGVTDWETLYKSVSSDLEPLSTPIVTSTPTCTSYLSAFAFTYPELDSLADGVDSRKGGVGKAESVVDILNSPTLLAL